A DNA window from Onthophagus taurus isolate NC chromosome 1, IU_Otau_3.0, whole genome shotgun sequence contains the following coding sequences:
- the LOC111420282 gene encoding circadian clock-controlled protein daywake-like: MLRAVGVLVIYLLFGIATSNNIKPPLPSYVNVCKRFDPEIAKCWKKTFEGLIPHLVKGIPEFKVPPIEPFFIDNLQLNLGNGTTIRFVADLTNVTCFGIQDVKVVSVEPNYKTLTIKLDLIFSKLVMKALYKANGRILLFRFDSAGNFDGEFKQVYVKAFYQLETYEKDKIEHIRIKHSTHDVDVKSMSLYLHNLFKNNPEITASVNRVINDNIHILYKDFKPLLQRTIGGIITDYANRAYSQYSFNTLLPIN, translated from the exons ATGTTGCGCGCCGTTGGCGTTTTGGTCATTTACCTTCTCTTTGGCATCGCAACCAGCAACAACATCAAACCTCCGCTAC CGAGTTACGTCAACGTTTGTAAACGTTTCGATCCGGAGATAGCaaaatgttggaaaaaaaCGTTTGAAGGACTTATTCCGCATTTAGTGAAAGGGATCCCGGAGTTTAAAGTGCCGCCGATCGAACCCTTTTTCATCGACAatcttcaattaaatttaGGCAATGGAACTACGATACGTTTCGTTGCCGATTTAACGAATGTGACCTGTTTTGGTATCCAAGATGTGAAAGTCGTCTCCGTTGAACcaaattataaaactttaacgATTAAACTCGACTTGATATTCTCAAAATTAGTCATGAAAGCTCTTTATAAAGCGAATGGGAGGATATTGTTGTTTAGATTTGATAGTGCGGGAAATTTTGACGGGGAATTTA aacaaGTTTATGTTAAAGCATTCTATCAACTTGAAACGTACGAAAAGGATAAAATTGAACATATTAGAATAAAACATTCAACGCACGATGTGGATGTGAAGAGTATGTCTTTGTATTTGCACAATTTGTTTAAGAATAACCCGGAAATAACGGCGAGCGTTAATAGGGTTATAAACGACAACATCCATATACTTTACAAGGATTTTAAGCCTTTATTACAAAGGACTATTGGTGGGATTATCACGGATTACGCTAATAGAGCGTATTCCCAGTATTCTTTTAACACGCTTCTTccaattaattaa
- the LOC111422555 gene encoding circadian clock-controlled protein daywake-like, with protein sequence MFKMKCISILTMALLITILDAKQLPPYLKICKRFDPEISKCWKNTFEELLPYLAKGIPEFKIPPLNPFNIDTLQLNQGNSENIHFTAHLSNVTFSEANDFNVVSADVNYTTMVIKLTLFFPHLIMNGDYTAKGRVLLFQFDSKGRVEGDFKGMLINGTYMLETVKKGGQEYLHIKESTHNVDIKNIYIYMHDLFRNNPEITANVNKAINENVDVLYEDFRPLLRETFSTIINEYTNRAYSQYPFDQLLPIN encoded by the exons ATGTTCAAAATGAAGTGTATTTCCATCTTAACGATGGCTTTATTAATAACCATCTTGGATGCAAAACAACTTC caccgtatttaaaaatttgtaaacgtTTCGATCCTGAAATTTCAAAGTGTTGGAAGAACACATTCGAAGAATTACTTCCATATTTAGCGAAAGGAATCCCAGAGTTTAAAATACCACCTTTAAATCCCTTCAATATCGACACGTTACAATTAAATCAAGGAAACTCCGAAAATATTCATTTCACCGCACATTTAAGTAACGTTACATTTTCAGAAGCAAACGATTTTAATGTCGTTTCTGCTGATGTAAACTACACGACAATGGTGATTAagttaacattatttttcccACATTTAATCATGAACGGCGATTATACAGCTAAAGGAagggtgcttttatttcaatttgataGTAAGGGTCGCGTCGAAGGTGATTTTA AGGGTATGTTAATAAACGGTACTTATATGTTGGAAACGGTTAAAAAAGGAGGACAAGAATATCTACATATTAAAGAATCTACTCACAATGTAgacataaaaaacatttatatctATATGCACGACCTGTTTAGAAATAATCCTGAAATTACTGCAAATGTCAACAAGGCTATAAACGAAAATGTCGATGTTTTGTATGAGGATTTTCGACCGTTACTAAGAGAGACTTTTTCTACGATTATAAACGAATACACTAATAGAGCTTATTCTCAATATCCTTTTGATCAGTTACttccaattaattaa